A segment of the Vagococcus hydrophili genome:
AATGATGTTGAGCTTGGAGATTACGAAGTAGGACAAGAAATTAAAGTTGATGTATTTCAAGTAGGAGATATCGTTGATGTTACAGGAACGACTAAAGGACATGGTTTCCAAGGCGTTATCAAACGTCACGGACAATCACGCGGACCAATGTCACATGGTTCACGCTACCACCGTCGCCCTGGGTCAATGGGAGCTGCATCAGATCCATCACGTGTATTTAAAGGTAAAAAACTTGCAGGACGTATGGGTGGAGATCGTGTAACGATTCAAAACTTAGAAATCGTAAGAGTTGATACTGATAAAAATGTTATTTTAATCAAAGGTAATGTACCTGGCGTTAAAAAATCATTAATCGAAATCAAAACAGCAGTTAAGGCTGCTAAATAATTGCGAGAGGAGGAACTAAAGAATGACATCTGTAGCATTATTTAAACAAGATGGAACTCAAAATGGCGAAGTTACTTTAAACGAAGCTATTTTCGGTATTGAACCAAATGAAAATGTTGTCTATGATGCAATCATCATGCAACGTGCTTCATTAAGACAAGGAACACATGCTGTTAAAAACCGTAGCGCAGTACGCGGTGGCGGTCGTAAACCATGGCGTCAAAAAGGAACTGGTCGTGCACGTCAAGGATCAATTCGTTCACCACAATGGCGT
Coding sequences within it:
- the rplC gene encoding 50S ribosomal protein L3, producing MTKGILGKKVGMTQVFTENGELIPVTVVEATPNVVLQLKTMATDGYEAIQVGFQDKREVLSNKPAKGHVAKANTAPKRFIKEFNDVELGDYEVGQEIKVDVFQVGDIVDVTGTTKGHGFQGVIKRHGQSRGPMSHGSRYHRRPGSMGAASDPSRVFKGKKLAGRMGGDRVTIQNLEIVRVDTDKNVILIKGNVPGVKKSLIEIKTAVKAAK